GCAAAATATACGTTTCTGATCAATGTAGAAACACCTCAGCAATGTAGATAAAGATCAATCAATCACGTCCACAATGTTTCTCTCAAGAACCCTTCAAGTTTCTTCCAATTTTTGAAATCTTGATTATTGGAGCGTCTCAACAACCTGTAATACTTTTCTCTAATCAAAGATATCAAATATGTCAGTTTTCAAATGATCAATCTATTACAAAGTTGCATGTAATGcgtcaatttatatatttcatcatGACAGACgcaaaataatcgattactttagtaatgtaatcggttacattaaAATCAAATGTAACAGAAATACAACTAACACAGTTCTAATTGAatgcacaattaatgtaatcgatttgtATTAAATGctagtcaaacatatttaaaaatatgattgttgttgagattgttaataaggggagcactggtttagctaaaccttacaatctcacagagcttctggttttttatgatgacaacacattattaataacatgtGTACtaatatgtgttacatgttcattactttcatgtttatgattacttaagaacatgtttgtgttgattttggcaTTGTATGCAAATTCAAGGTGTTTTACATGAGATATTatctgtgattgcataacatttgttttggaaaagaaaaaccacatgcacttttgttgaacttatattgtgtggcaaaacaacaattttaagttgacatcattatgaagcaagtcattcaacttagttagttatgttttgaaaatccGTTAATGCTCGTGAtgtctaacggctatatttgaTATCTTTGACCAAGAATTGATTGTGAGTCAACTACATTAAAtgcgtaatcaattaagttggtctGATTGCTACTAACTGTGATAAATGTTATTACTGTCTGTATatagtcgactctattagtaacATAATCGACTCAATGAGTGTCAGTTTTATTAAACACTACATATAGACGCAAATTTGATTTCTGAAtagacttttgtgattttaacgCTTTCATTGATTCTTTTCAGACTTGCAGAACGTGctaagctccaagaactcatcaagaaagaCCGAGGTGATCATTCTTTGGTGGTTGCTTGCGAAGCAAGAAGTTTGTGCTCAAAGACAGATTGATCATACTACACAGTGAGGTGTTTCTAATACGTGATCAAcctcttctctcaatcttgtgaagattgtggctgccctgttgtgattacaggaagaggacgtgctGCGTTCtaggactttgaggattgttcaaagtgattaaagactgcaggagaggggatatcttgttgttgttctttgtgtgtatatgcctatattttggttaaagggttagagaggtgttttatattttgacgtggtggtcgctatagaaaccttgttgtaaaaaccttgaccattatagtgcatttgcttcctgggactggaaggacactggatgtggGCAgtttggctgaaccagtatgaAAACCTGCATTTGATTTCTCTATTCCTGAACTTTTAcatttcaagtcgactttacatttcACGTAGCCAactattttccgctgcacttgaattatctttttccgtgcaattcaagaaacttttgaaagtttattcttttacgaaagagattttaaaaagactctgatttttgtatttcaccaattcaccccttattggtgttgaaactaagccattctattttcaacaatttttataaCTGTGATGACTTAGCCTCGAGACTCCACTGTGGTGCCATTTCCTAGCCGAACTTTGACATTGATAGATTTATCAATGTATTTGAAGATGCTTTGATCTTTCGCCATGTGATTGTTGCATCCACTATCCAAGTACCAACTTCCTTCTCCACCAGGAGATTCTTGATTGAGGTAGAATAATAGTTTCTCCTGATTATCTTCTTTCGCAAAgtttgtttgatgcttatttttattacgaCGATACTTTTCTATGTGACCAAATTTTTTACAATAGTAGCATTGAGGTTTTCTATGATGccaacaatctttttccaaGTGACTTTTTTTTACAGATGCCACATGGAGGATATTTTCCTTGATGAGTCATAAAGAAGCGtctagaattttctttatttctagaaatttctcctctatttttatttccttcacATTCTTTATTCTGAGACcgtaattttagttttgattgaaaGACATTTTCAATCAAGTCTTCTTCATGCATTTTCAATCTTTGTTCATAAGCTTCAAGAGATCCATTAGTTGTGTTACTGACAATGTAGCGAAATCTTTTGTTTGTTCAATCGCGGTTGCAATTGCATCATATTTTGGGGGAATAGAAATTACAAATTTCTCAATGATTTTTTATCATGAATATTTTCCCCATAGGCTCTCATCTGactaactatttcttttattctagaaTAGTACTCTTTAATGGTCTTAGattctttcattcttattaATTCAAACTCTCGTCTTAGAGAATGAAGTTTAACATTACGTACCTCATCACTTCCTTGAAACTCCTCTTGCATTATGTTCCAAGCTTGCTTTGCACTGGTGGCACCAATTATCCTTGGAAAAATTGTGTCATCAACTGCCTGTTGAAGAACAAATAAAGCCCTTGAATCCTTCTGcttgttttctttcaactcCTTCTTTTGGGTTGTAGTAAGAGTGGAGGTGTCGTCTGGAATAGTGAATCCCTCTTCTATGATGTCCCATAAATCTTGAGAGCAAAAGAATGTCTTCATTTTGACACtccaaaaatcataattttctcctTTGAGAATAGGTACTAGAATTGATTATGTTTGATTAGTAGTAGCCATgagttgagaaaatattttggaagtAGTAGAATGAGTTATAGTTTTATTTGAGGTAGTTGAAAATTTTACCTACGCCTAGTAAATGAATGAACGTAGCTCTGTTACCACTGTTAGTATTTTAAGGTTGTTAAAGGAGTAGTTGATGAGGTATAGGAAATGTAGAGATAGTGAAATGTAGAAGTAatagttggaagaagtgttgtagttgtctttagttgttgtagatgttggcttcttACATCAAATGGTAGATGTTGTCTACATGCATCATATGGTAGAGTTCATGAGTATTTATAGACCCATAGAATATTCTAGAACATACTAGCCATAACTTATGTGGAATGTTCTAGATTTTCACATATGTAAactattcttgatttttcttcctatcttaGGCTTTTCTACAATATTCTAGAACTTATATTACATTTCAATTCCTCTATCTTAGGAGCTTctacattcttctagaatttgcattatACTTTAATACTTTCTACCTTGAATATGGGCTTGGAGGTTCACGGCCTCGTTTCCAAGTTGGGCTTCCATGACAACCCTTTATTCAAACTGCCTTGATTGCCATGTACGCAACATGTGGATGTATTATGGATGTTGGTttggtgtttgataaaatgtttcACAGGGATGTCGTTACTTGGAATATTATGATTGATGGGTACTCCTAGAGTGGTCATTATGACCATCTTTTAAGGCTTTACGAAGAAACAAATGTTTCTGGTATAGAGCTTGATTATATTATCCTTTGTGTCGTGCTTTCTACTTGTGGTCATGCAGGAAATTTAAGCTATGGCGAAGCAATTCATGAGTTCATTAAGGATAATGGTTTTCATGTTGACTCACATCTACAGATTGCTCTTGTTAATATGTATGCGAGTTGTGTTCTGTGTAGGGAAGTCTATGATCATCTTCCCTCAAAACATTTGGTTGTTTCTACTGCGATGCTTTCAGGGTAGCGAAGATTGGATTGGTGAAAGATGTGTGCTTCATATTTGACCAAATAGTTGAGAAGGACTTGGTGTGTTGGAGTGCCATAATATCTGGTTATGTTGAAAGTGATCAGCCTCAGGAGGCTCTTGAATTGTTTAATGAGATGCAATGACGGAGAGAACTGAgatgagaaaaagagagagaaattaaatattaaaaacgaaaatattcttttctttctctaagtcaAAGAGAAATAGTTGGGTCTGTGTCACGCacaaaggaaagaagaaaatacatACCTTTTTTTATGTCACCATACAATTAATTccgtttttgtaaaattaatgaaatggACTTAATTGATACATGTTACACAATGTGTGGACGAagctaatatttttataaaagtaaaaaccaAATTGACACcaacaataaaaatagagacaaactaaacaattaaacctttatttatcTATCTATCAAAATTACACGATTGTAATacttcttaatatatatatatatatatatatatatatatatatatctacacACACGAAGGTTTTTtaatttaggcttaatacctcttttggtccctacttttatgggtttggttcaaaatgatcctaccttttaaaaaaatttagtaaggCCCCAGAATTTGTTGAAAAATGTTCAGTCTGGTCCTTTTCGCTTACACTGTTAAAAACCTAACAGTGCAAATGCCACCGTGGCACCGTGGCGCAACCTTACTGAGCTGTGAAGTTTGATGAATACATGGACGTTAcactgtataaatattttaaaaaacttaaaatgatgTAATGTTTGGGCTTCGTTTCATTCCCCACTGCCACCTTCTCCAAAACTGTTCCCGTTGGCAATGCCTCCGCTACCGTCATCGTCCAAGCCACACCCTCCGTTCTCCGAGATGTAGTAACAATGGCCTTCCTGGCCCTCTTGGACGGAGACCTAATGGACCTGGGCAGTTTGGGCTTCGCAGGAGTTGACACCTTCTTACTGTTCTGCGACCCAACCTTCTTTCCGGCCTTTTTAACCACCTCAGTTTTCTTGGTCGCCGGAGCAGCGATGGTTACTCTTCTGCTACGTTTCAGATGTGATTCTTTCTTCTCAGTGTTGACCTTCGTGTCCTTCTCTTTCTTTGCGGTTTCAGATAGCTTGTACGAGGCCTTGATCTTCACGAGTTTTCCCCTTACAGCTTGGTTCTTCAATTGTAGACCTAGAATCTTCTTGAAATTCATCGACTTGTGCTTCTCCTCCATGTACTTTGCTAAGGACTTTGGTTTGATCAGAAGTTTTGGCTTGTTCAGACTGATCAATCACCTTTTCTTCCTCACATGACTTTACACGGTCATTACTAGAGAGGTTCAGATGAGGCCGAAGAAGAAAATCTGAATCTCGAAGTCAAAGATGAATTCAGCGGATTCCGCAACTGTAATGTTTTCAATAAACCCAAAAACCATAGTTAAACCCCAAtactaaaattagaaaaaaaaaagaagaagaagataactTTGTTCAGGTTTTTAGAATAGGGTTACCTTGTTGGGTGATGGGTGGTGGAGAGGATGAAAGTGATTGGAGAAAGGTTGGGAATTTCGTGAAATAGAAAGGGTGAAGCTTCGACAAAGGGTTGCAGAGGAACGGGAGAACACCCTATGGAAGAACATGATCGAAGAAAACGGATTGAGCATAGATTGGAGTTGGGATTGAAGAGAGAAAGTGATTTTTAAGGAGAAAACCAAGGAAATGAAGAAGGGAAAATTTGGTTGATTTAATCGCCACCAAAGCCTCCTTAATCAtctatacaaaacaaaacaaactcataaaattcaataaacaaacaaaacctaaaaatcaaacacataatgAGAAGACACACAGGAGATGCACAACGTGGTGTGGCTCGACGAGAAGGTGAAATTGAGGGAGGATAGGGATGCGCTGCCGTCGATTAGAATCTCCGACGACACCGAGAGGTTTCATTACACCAACAAGCAGGGGCACGAGTCCGCCATCAAGATCTCGCGAATCGTGGCGGAGATGCTGAAGCTAAGAATGAAGGATGTACGGTGGTTCGTGATGGGCGACGACGACACGTTTTCGTGACCGAAAACCTAATTAGCGTTCTGAGGAAATACGACACCGTTTTTGTGCCACCTACAATacgtcattttaaattttttaaaatatttacacgGTGTAACATCCACGTATTCATCAAACTTAACAGCTCAACAAGGTTGTGCCACAGTGACATTTGCATCGTTAAGTTTTTAACAGCGTGAGCGAATAGGACCagattgaacattttttaacaaattatggaGCCttactgaatttttttaaaaggtaggatCATGTTGAACCAAACCCCTAAAAGTAAGGACCAAAAGAAGTATCAAACCtttaatttattactatttttttttgtttgtaaaattaatttatttctatacactgaaatataagattttattaattattataaatatatgtaaaattattaacttttattttgtttaatcaaattttcattttaaatggtTCAATTAtgatattcaatttaaaatgatttcatgaaataatataaatatatttccaatataaagttcaattttacaaaataaaatatttatattaaattttaattatatttcataaatttaaatttgcataataaatatattttactttttaaaacgCTCAGGGTATAAATACCAGTATAGATCAATGAAAGCAAACAAAACTCCAACTCAAAGAATGTGACACAAGCGTAGCTTAGGGTATCTTTATGGAGAGATATATATCtagatattaaaatagaataattactaatgggaacaaaaataaaaatatataaaatttagtatTGTTTGTAAGTATTTCATGCAAATACAGATACCATTCAAAAcgaaaaaagtaataaaacatCTCAAATAAATACCATTATTAATGCTCAGATTTGAAAATTAGCACATAAAACATGGATAGCGTCACTTAAGTCCACCAAAAAAATTGGAAACTATATTAAACAAGTGGTCCAATTTAATTCATTGGGTCTAATGAGCAACGAGCaggagaaaaaataagaaacttcctgagttattttgttattaaaataaaaaacaaatgaatgaatAAAGTAACCAATTGCGATGTTGTTGCGGATTGTTGTGTGTatgaagatgaaagagaaataaattcGATAAGTGAAGGATGTGTttatatccttaaccttaaaatttagtattatataagggtatttttgtctattaaaacCGGTACATATTGCTaaaataatgagtgtttttttagttggggtgAGTGTAAAGatcacaaagaaaatgtttgagtgaaagagacgaaagagaaaggattgagaggaatgaaggaggtgagtaagggattgaggtttctttttttagttttgagaatgaaaattattaaaataatacaagtgtttctgatttttttcaattggggttAGAGTagggatgagagagaaaaaggttggagtgaaagagatgaaagagaaagggttgagagggatgagagaggtgagtaagggtttgagggtttcttttcttattttttttaattttgagaatgaaaattattaaaatacccttaaccttacaACTTATAATTCACGATATAAGCatatttttgtctattgaaACCCACTACAgagctaaaatgtaccaactgaaaaataggcgtacgtaagttagcaaacccctatatgtatatttctaatttatttttagtttgtaaaatttatttatttctataaagtgaaatataagattttattaattattataaatatatatgaaggttttttaatttatttctaatttatttttagtttgtaaaatttatttatttctgtaaagagaaatataagattttattaattgttataaatatatgtaaaattattaacttttattttgtttaatcaaattttttattttaaatggttCAATTATCATATTCAGTTTAAAATGATTTcatgaaattatataaatatatttccaatataaaattcaatttcacaaaataaaatatttatattaaattttaattatatttcataaatttaaatttacataataaatatattttactttttaaaacgCTCAAGGTATAGATATACTAGTATAGATACAATGAAATGAAAGCAAACAAAACTCCAACTCAAAAAAAGTGACACAAGGATAGCTCAGGGCATCTTTATGGAAATAGAATAATTTACTAATGGaaccaaaaatagaaatatataaaatttattattgtttgtaaGTGTTTCATGCAAATACAGATACCAGTAACTGCGAAAATCCAGATCCACCTCTTGATATTTCTTTGATACATTTGTTGGAAAGTTTATCTTGGATTGGTTTTTTATATACTCAAAACAAACTGAGTTAATGAAACAAGATATCAATAAGTAAAAGGGTCGGCAAATGATTCCAAGGACAAAacgaaaaaataataaaacatgtcaAATAAATACCATTATTAATGCTTCTGCAGATTTGAAAATTAGCACAGAAAACATGGATAGCATCACTTAAGTCCACCAAAGAAATGGGAAACTATATTGAAAAAGTGGTCCAATTTAATTCATTGGGTTTAGTGAGCAACGAGACAAGAGAAAAAGCAAGAAGCCTCACAGCTTTCTGGTCCCCCAAGTacttagaaaaagaaatgtagGAGAAAATGATACACTGCTGAAAATTAGTTTAGAATCTTAATACAAAACAACAGAAGAAAAATCTAAAGTCTTGGAGTCGATTAAGATTTCATTCGATGACTCGCCAACTAGGCTACCAAACTTGTACAGTGAATGAATGGTCGAGACGGGCTCACCAAAACTTGTCACGGTACAGCTTATGATACATTCACAGACATCAATACAAGCGAAGAAACTTCACATGGGTGCCAGCAAAGTGATGTCTTCCATTTCACTTCAAAAATCCTGACCCATCAAAGAGCCCACTTTCACTTTTGACATAACGAGTAAAGGCTGGAGCCACATGGTCCTTCCTTCTCAGGATGACACTCTAGACATATCTCTGCTTGATCTGTTGTATTTCATGTGGCTCTTCACTAACTGCCCTGCAGCTATAGCAGACATCAGCGACAGCTCCCCTGCTAGAACAGATCCAGCAACAATGGTGGCCAAAACCCTTGAATTTGATCCTGGTGAATCCTTGCTTGCACCCTTTAGACCAAGAAGATTCAAGCATGCAGATTGAGATGGTAGTTGAGTTCCACCCCCCACTGTGCCCACCTGAAAGAATCAAGAGTCTTACACAAACTTAGCAATTGAATTGGTACATTAAGTACATAAAATTCTCCATAAACACTTGTcgagaagaaaagaaggttaAATGCATTGAACAAATCGGACATCCTAAAATCCACTGCACTTCACATTTTTAGAAGTCTTCATTTAACTTTTGCAAAAGTTGTTCtccaaaaatgattttaatttgtagAGAAACACAATGTgttttatcttttcttgtttttcctcCTTGAAGTACTTAGAAGTTTATCCAAAAGACTCCGTGTTTGATAAATATCTATCACGGTTCTGAAACTCACCTCTATGGAAGGCATGGTCACTGAGACGTGAAGATCTCTCCCATCGTTCACAGCTTCCATCATAGTTATGCAATGGGAACTCTCAACATTCTGGGCCGGATCTTGACCAGTGGCTATAAAAATGGCAGAAACAATATTGCTGGCATGAGCATTGTATCCACCAAGAGCACCAGCAACAGCAGAGCCAGCAAGGTTTTTAAGCATGTTAAGCTCAACCAAAGCTGCCACACTGGTCTTCAACACCTTTTTCACTATATGCTCTTTGATAGTTGCTTCACAAACTACTGACTTTCCACGTCCCTCAATCCAATTTACTGCTGCAGGTTTCTTGTCCGAACAGTAATTTCctaaataacaaaatcaatacataACTAATCATTACAATTAAAGTCCAATTAATCAGCAAATACAGTTTAAACACCCAAGGATAACCAAAGATTAACTAATGGGGCCACTTCGATATTCCCCTTTGAAAAGGTAATTATTTCACTAACTTTTCAAAGTATGACAATAAtgaaaattacatttaataGTGCAAATTCTGAGATGAGATTTTAAACGGAGATGCTTGGTTCATCACACATTCAACGAATGCATGCATAGTGGAAAAGTTAATACCAAGGTGAGtttgattttttgaaagaaaagaatagtATTATAGTACCACACAAGTGGAATTCAACGCGATAGAGAAGCAGGTGACGGAGTCCGGGTGTGACGTGACTGTTCAACATCTTACATCAAACTGACAGATCCTATTCATGGTTGACAAGTTAAAGGACAACAGATTCAATGCTAACTAGGAAAATATTCTGACAACACAGTTTGGATAACGAACTATTCtgtatatattaaacaaataaaatacataaatgagtagaaaagtaattttgaaaagtaaatatatatcatttcaaAGATATTgctgaaataaataagaaaaaaaaattttcgGTGTATTGCATTGCAGGATCACTCTCgtctaaataaagaaaaataaatgtacaaGGAAACAGAGACTCACAGAAAATCTAAAGTATCCATCCACGGGAAAATCTAAACTATCAGTGGCACAACCTGAAGTTTGTTAACGAACAATAAGGGTTACCCAGTAACGTGAAAAAGGGGGAAAAAATTACCAGAGATGCCGATAACATCCATATCAGGAAAATCACTTTGAAGGAAATCAAGAACATTCTGAACCCCTTTGGAAACCATGTTCATTCCCATGGCATCACCCGTACTACAGGTAAATCTAAGATAAACATTCCTCCCCGCAATAGAGCACTTAATGCTTTGAAGTCTGCCAAATCTACTTGACCTGTAGCACGAGCAACAAACATCAGTTTCAGTAAAAACTGAAATCATCCGGAAACAAACAAATGGTTTCAAAACAGCAATAAATGGACTCTACCCTATTCTAAATAAAGAACCAGTTTTAGCTCTTTATTCCTTATTTATTCTATcccaattcataaaaataaaaccaaactcTGAAGAAGCACTGGAGTAATGAAACTCACCAAACACCAAAAACtcaac
Above is a genomic segment from Vigna radiata var. radiata cultivar VC1973A chromosome 10, Vradiata_ver6, whole genome shotgun sequence containing:
- the LOC106774711 gene encoding histone H1-like, whose amino-acid sequence is ISLNKPKLLIKPKSLAKYMEEKHKSMNFKKILGLQLKNQAVRGKLVKIKASYKLSETAKKEKDTKVNTEKKESHLKRSRRVTIAAPATKKTEVVKKAGKKVGSQNSKKVSTPAKPKLPRSIRSPSKRARKAIVTTSRRTEGVAWTMTVAEALPTGTVLEKVAVGNETKPKHYIILSFLKYLYSVTSMYSSNFTAQ